Proteins encoded by one window of Glycine soja cultivar W05 chromosome 15, ASM419377v2, whole genome shotgun sequence:
- the LOC114387239 gene encoding homeobox protein SBH1-like isoform X2, with protein MLHNNNNTDDDNNKTSTNTGLGYYFMESDHHHRNNNNNGSSSSSSSSAVKAKIMAHPHYHRLLAAYVNCQKVGAPPEVVARLEEACASAATMAGDAAAAAGSSCIGEDPALDQFMEAYCEMLTKYEQELSKPLKEAMLFLQRIECQFKNLTISSTDFACNEGAERNGSSEEDVDLHNMIDPQAEDRELKGQLLRKYSGYLGSLKQEFMKKRKKGKLPKEARQQLLEWWSRHYKWPYPSESQKLALAESTGLDQKQINNWFINQRKRHWKPSEDMQFVVMDPSHPHYYMDNVLGNPFPMDLSHPML; from the exons AtgctccacaacaacaacaacactgaTGATGATAACAACAAAACCAGCACTAACACTGGGTTAGGGTACTATTTCATGGAGAGTGACCACCATCAccgcaacaacaacaacaatggaagctcctcctcctcttcctcttctgcTGTCAAGGCCAAGATCATGGCTCATCCTCACTATCACCGTCTCTTGGCAGCTTACGTCAATTGTCAGAAg GTTGGAGCCCCACCGGAAGTGGTGGCAAGGTTAGAAGAAGCATGTGCTTCTGCAGCGACAATGGCTGGTGATGCAGCAGCAGCAGCTGGATCAAGCTGCATAGGTGAAGATCCAGCTTTGGATCAGTTCATGGAGGCTTACTGTGAGATGCTCACCAAGTATGAGCAAGAACTCTCCAAACCCTTAAAGGAAGCCATGCTCTTCCTTCAAAGGATTGAGTGCCAGTTCAAAAATCTTACAATTTCTTCCACCGACTTTG CTTGCAACGAGGGTGCTGAGAGGAATGGATCATCTGAAGAGGATGTTGATCTACACAACATGATAGATCCCCAGGCAGAGGACAGGGAATTAAAGGGTCAGCTTTTGCGCAAGTACAGCGGATACCTGGGCAGTCTGAAGCAAGAATtcatgaagaagaggaagaaaggaaAGCTACCTAAAGAAGCAAGGCAACAATTACTTGAATGGTGGAGCAGACATTACAAATGGCCTTACCCATCC GAGTCACAGAAGCTGGCCCTTGCAGAGTCGACAGGTCTGGATCAGAAGCAAATCAACAACTGGTTTATTAATCAAAGGAAACGGCACTGGAAGCCTTCAGAGGACATGCAGTTTGTGGTGATGGATCCAAGCCATCCACACTATTACATGGATAATGTTCTGGGCAATCCATTTCCCATGGATCTCTCCCATCCAATGCTCTAG
- the LOC114387239 gene encoding homeobox protein SBH1-like isoform X1 gives MEGSSCSNDTSYLLAFGENSGGLCPMTMMPLVTSHHATNPSNPSNNTNNNENTNCLFIPNCSNSSGTPSIMLHNNNNTDDDNNKTSTNTGLGYYFMESDHHHRNNNNNGSSSSSSSSAVKAKIMAHPHYHRLLAAYVNCQKVGAPPEVVARLEEACASAATMAGDAAAAAGSSCIGEDPALDQFMEAYCEMLTKYEQELSKPLKEAMLFLQRIECQFKNLTISSTDFACNEGAERNGSSEEDVDLHNMIDPQAEDRELKGQLLRKYSGYLGSLKQEFMKKRKKGKLPKEARQQLLEWWSRHYKWPYPSESQKLALAESTGLDQKQINNWFINQRKRHWKPSEDMQFVVMDPSHPHYYMDNVLGNPFPMDLSHPML, from the exons ATGGAGGGTAGTAGTTGCTCTAATGACACTTCTTATTTGTTGGCTTTTGGAGAAAACAGTGGTGGGCTATGCCCAATGACGATGATGCCTTTGGTAACTTCCCATCATGCAACAAATCCTAGTAATCCTagtaataatactaataataatgaaaacacAAACTGTCTCTTCATTCCCAACTGCAGTAACAGTTCTGGAACTCCTTCTATCAtgctccacaacaacaacaacactgaTGATGATAACAACAAAACCAGCACTAACACTGGGTTAGGGTACTATTTCATGGAGAGTGACCACCATCAccgcaacaacaacaacaatggaagctcctcctcctcttcctcttctgcTGTCAAGGCCAAGATCATGGCTCATCCTCACTATCACCGTCTCTTGGCAGCTTACGTCAATTGTCAGAAg GTTGGAGCCCCACCGGAAGTGGTGGCAAGGTTAGAAGAAGCATGTGCTTCTGCAGCGACAATGGCTGGTGATGCAGCAGCAGCAGCTGGATCAAGCTGCATAGGTGAAGATCCAGCTTTGGATCAGTTCATGGAGGCTTACTGTGAGATGCTCACCAAGTATGAGCAAGAACTCTCCAAACCCTTAAAGGAAGCCATGCTCTTCCTTCAAAGGATTGAGTGCCAGTTCAAAAATCTTACAATTTCTTCCACCGACTTTG CTTGCAACGAGGGTGCTGAGAGGAATGGATCATCTGAAGAGGATGTTGATCTACACAACATGATAGATCCCCAGGCAGAGGACAGGGAATTAAAGGGTCAGCTTTTGCGCAAGTACAGCGGATACCTGGGCAGTCTGAAGCAAGAATtcatgaagaagaggaagaaaggaaAGCTACCTAAAGAAGCAAGGCAACAATTACTTGAATGGTGGAGCAGACATTACAAATGGCCTTACCCATCC GAGTCACAGAAGCTGGCCCTTGCAGAGTCGACAGGTCTGGATCAGAAGCAAATCAACAACTGGTTTATTAATCAAAGGAAACGGCACTGGAAGCCTTCAGAGGACATGCAGTTTGTGGTGATGGATCCAAGCCATCCACACTATTACATGGATAATGTTCTGGGCAATCCATTTCCCATGGATCTCTCCCATCCAATGCTCTAG